One Oryza brachyantha chromosome 3, ObraRS2, whole genome shotgun sequence DNA segment encodes these proteins:
- the LOC102720971 gene encoding LOW QUALITY PROTEIN: replication protein A 70 kDa DNA-binding subunit-like (The sequence of the model RefSeq protein was modified relative to this genomic sequence to represent the inferred CDS: deleted 2 bases in 2 codons; substituted 1 base at 1 genomic stop codon) → MGEVHIPMLELGGGNPTLCISIRISWLWEYRDQNNVSTLHYIGLVLVDQKGSGIAAMIYPSWDKKFGHLINEGKVYLLTYYHMKPCTKHYQPIDNKMVINFTRWTTVEECVIVPDGFAQYAYSLTPYRELHSHVDRKDSFTNTIGVITEITSVTTVQMRIKDGDSLKRNVYICNTDNETTNIALWGERATSFPEEKVLSSHKEKPQIVIFVGALVRGHGRNVSVGNSVCKWYINIDTPEVKSLAISVEGSYEPIKWLDLPVGPVVQNNGEQKTITKIREFHPFKFKKHEFLVTVVIKKLNMEYSXWYTACDICKKTAKPYGNSYRCGNKTCPPVVSASPRFKLSLLAGDHTADTTFIVFGRLAQRLICRSVEALVVENPASNDHIPKKITDLLEKEFVWNVSFTENMASTRIVSFQVNRVIQGDQSSSLALLQSPSGSQAYSMAPSIALSLVPSQDLFIGQSTQTGTPSIGFSDGQLALVSPSNTIQKHINIDDECASKIHGQDIADNEDYDQVSAFYAWLSNTYILT, encoded by the exons ATGGGGGAAGTGCATATTCCTATGCTTGAGCTAGGTGGTGGGAATCCCACTCTCTGCATA AGCATACGCATATCATGGTTGTGGGAATACCGTGACCAAAACAATGTGAGTACCTTGCACTATATTGGCCTAGTTCTGGTCGATCAAAAG GGATCCGGTATCGCTGCTATGATTTATCCTTCATGGGAC AAGAAATTTGGGCATCTGATCAATGAAGGGAAAGTGTACTTGCTTACCTACTACCACATGAAACCCTGCACCAAACACTACCAGCCAATTGATAACAAGATGGTGATTAATTTCACTAGATGGACTACTGTGGAAGAATGTGTCATTGTGCCAGATGGCTTTGCCCAGTATGCTTACTCCCTCACTCCTTATCGTGAACTACACTCCCATGTGGATAGAAAAGATTCCTTCACAA ATACTATTGGAGTCATCACTGAAATTACATCTGTTACAACTGTCCAGATGCGCATCAAGGACGGTGATAGCTTGAAAAGGAACGTCTACATCTGCAACACTGA CAATGAGACAACGAATATTGCTTTATGGGGAGAAAGGGCTACAAGCTTTCCTGAAGAGAAGGTTCTCAGTTCTCACAAGGAGAAGCCACAGATAGTTATCTTTGTTGGTGCACTTGTTAGAGGACATGG AAGAAATGTTTCTGTTGGTAACTCAGTTTGCAAATGGTACATAAATATTGACACACCAGAGGTCAAATCCTTGGCTATTAG TGTTGAAGGAAGTTATGAGCCAATCAAATGGCTTGATCTACCGGTTGGACCTGTTGTTCAGAACAATGGTGAACAAAAGACAATTACTAAAATTAGAGAGTTTCACCCTTTTAAGTTCA AGAAACATGAGTTCTTGGTTACTGTGgtcataaaaaaacttaacatGGAATATTCCTAGTGGTATACTGCCTGTGATATATGCAAGAAGACTGCAAAGCCATATggaaattcatatagatgtgGAAACAAGACATGCCCACCGGTTGTTTCAGCTTCACCTAG GTTCAAACTCAGTCTGCTAGCAGGTGATCATACAGCTGACACTACATTCATTGTTTTTGGTCGTTTGGCTCAAAGGCTCATTTGTCGTTCAGTTGAGGCACTGGTTGTTGAAAATCCTGCTAGCAACGACCACATACCAAAAAAGATCACCGATCTTCTTGAAAAAGAATTTGTTTGGAATGTGAGCTTTACAGAGAACATGGCTTCTACCAGAATTGTATCTTTCCAGGTAAACAGGGTTATCCAAGGAGATCAGAGTAGTTCCCTTGCCCTTTTACAATCTCCATCTGGATCCCAAGCATATTCGATGGCACCTTCCATAGCTCTGTCCCTAGTTCCATCTCAAGATCTCTTCATTGGACAGTCAACCCAAACAGGAACTCCATCGATAGGATTTAGTGATGGTCAGCTAGCCCTGGTTAGTCCGTCCAATACTATACAAAAGCATATTAATATAGATGATGAATGTGCATCGAAGATCCATGGACAGGATATTGCTGACAATGAAGATTATGATCAGGTGAGTGCATTCTATGCCTGGCTCTCTAACACATAtatcctcacatga
- the LOC107303779 gene encoding uncharacterized protein LOC107303779, translating into MTHKRCFEALDRTLRDLLSKQAPSNSIVPFGGKVIVLGGDFRQILPVVRKGSRASIVDASITNSPLWCHVILLRLTMNMRLLHGDFAEQGHLDLQDFADWVLDLGDGRLPVTKKIDESEPTWVDIPNDLLIKTSGDKIKATIDEVFPHFTNHYRDHCYLACRAVVCPNNSTVD; encoded by the coding sequence ATGACTCATAAGAGATGCTTTGAGGCTTTAGATCGAACCTTACGTGATTTGCTTTCTAAACAAGCACCTTCTAATAGCATAGTTCCATTTGGTGGTAAGGTCATTGTTCTTGGAGGTGATTTTCGACAAATATTACCAGTTGTAAGAAAAGGTTCGCGTGCCTCTATAGTTGATGCATCCATTACGAATTCTCCTCTTTGGTGCCATGTTATTCTTCTTAGACTGACAATGAATATGAGGCTTCTTCATGGTGACTTTGCTGAGCAAGGTCATTTAGATCTTCAGGACTTTGCTGATTGGGTCCTAGACCTTGGTGATGGTAGGTTGcctgtaacaaaaaaaattgatgaatcAGAACCAACATGGGTAGACATCCCTAATGATCTACTGATCAAAACATCCGGTGACAAAATAAAGGCCACAATAGATGAGGTATTTCCACACTTCACAAATCACTATAGAGATCATTGCTACCTTGCATGTCGAGCTGTTGTTTGTCCAAATAACTCGACAGTCGATTAG